A window of the Cellvibrio sp. pealriver genome harbors these coding sequences:
- the tkt gene encoding transketolase yields the protein MPTRQHLANAIRILSMDAVQKANSGHPGAPMGMADIAEVLWNDFLKHNPQNPKWADRDRFVLSNGHGSMLIYSLLHLSGYAVSIEDLQQFRQLHSNTPGHPELGYTPGVETTTGPLGQGIANAVGMALAEKVLAAQFNRDGHEVVDHFTYCFLGDGCMMEGVSHEACSLAGTLGLGKLIAFYDDNGISIDGHVEGWFTDDTAKRFEAYGWQVIRSVNGHDPVEIKTAIETARAETQKPTLIITKTIIGFGSPNKQGSHDCHGSPLGLEEVALVRKTLNWEYEPFVVPADVYEGWDAKTKGAAAEKSWGEKFAAYQAAYPELAAEFDRRVVKGELPADFAAKAEAFIAETQAKGEKIASRKASQNTIAAFVEWLPEILGGSADLAGSNLTLVKKSKGVEAGDASGNYVYYGVREFGMSAIMNGVSAHGGFIPYGATFLMFQQYAANAVRMSALMKLRNVFVYTHDSIGQGEDGPTHQPIEVLGTLRLTPNLETWRPADSTESAVAWKAAVERKDGPAALVFSRQNLDFFARTQEQVANIAKGGYVLVDSVGEPEAILIATGSEVGVTVKAAEALKAKGKNVRVVSMPSTSVFDQQDVAYKESVLPISVGARVAVETAHADYWYKYVGFDGRIIGMTTFGESAPGNKLLEHFGFTVDNIVATVEELLED from the coding sequence ATGCCAACTCGTCAACACCTTGCCAATGCGATCCGTATCCTGTCTATGGATGCGGTTCAGAAAGCCAACTCAGGCCACCCGGGCGCCCCAATGGGCATGGCGGATATCGCCGAAGTTCTGTGGAACGACTTTTTAAAACACAACCCGCAAAACCCCAAGTGGGCTGACCGCGACCGTTTTGTGCTGTCCAATGGCCACGGCTCTATGCTGATTTACTCGTTGCTGCACCTGAGCGGTTACGCGGTTTCCATTGAAGACCTGCAGCAGTTTCGTCAATTGCACTCCAACACCCCCGGCCACCCGGAATTGGGTTACACCCCCGGTGTTGAAACCACCACTGGCCCATTAGGTCAGGGTATTGCTAACGCCGTGGGTATGGCGCTGGCCGAAAAAGTACTGGCTGCGCAATTTAACCGCGATGGCCATGAGGTAGTCGATCACTTCACTTACTGCTTCCTCGGCGATGGCTGCATGATGGAAGGTGTTTCGCACGAAGCCTGCTCTCTGGCCGGTACTCTGGGCTTGGGCAAGTTGATTGCGTTCTACGATGACAACGGTATTTCCATCGACGGCCACGTTGAAGGCTGGTTTACCGATGACACCGCCAAGCGTTTTGAAGCTTACGGCTGGCAGGTGATCCGTTCTGTTAACGGTCACGATCCGGTAGAAATCAAAACCGCGATTGAAACCGCGCGCGCTGAAACCCAAAAGCCAACCTTGATCATCACCAAAACCATCATCGGTTTCGGTTCACCGAACAAACAAGGTTCACACGATTGCCACGGTTCACCACTCGGTTTGGAAGAAGTGGCATTGGTGCGTAAAACCCTCAACTGGGAATACGAGCCATTTGTGGTGCCTGCGGATGTATACGAAGGTTGGGATGCAAAAACCAAAGGTGCTGCGGCAGAGAAATCCTGGGGCGAAAAATTTGCAGCCTACCAAGCTGCGTATCCGGAACTCGCTGCTGAATTTGATCGCCGCGTAGTCAAAGGCGAATTGCCAGCGGACTTCGCCGCAAAAGCAGAAGCCTTTATTGCCGAAACCCAAGCCAAAGGCGAAAAAATTGCGAGCCGTAAAGCATCGCAAAATACTATCGCGGCATTTGTTGAGTGGTTGCCGGAAATCCTCGGCGGCTCTGCTGACCTCGCCGGTTCCAACCTGACGTTGGTGAAAAAATCCAAAGGCGTGGAAGCGGGCGATGCCAGCGGCAACTACGTGTACTACGGCGTGCGCGAATTCGGTATGAGCGCGATCATGAACGGTGTTTCTGCTCACGGTGGATTTATCCCTTACGGCGCAACCTTCCTGATGTTCCAACAATACGCGGCTAACGCCGTGCGTATGTCGGCGCTGATGAAATTGCGCAACGTGTTTGTTTACACCCATGACTCAATCGGTCAGGGCGAAGACGGCCCGACTCACCAACCAATCGAAGTACTTGGCACTTTGCGTTTGACTCCAAACCTGGAAACCTGGCGCCCAGCGGACAGCACTGAATCGGCTGTTGCGTGGAAAGCCGCGGTTGAGCGTAAAGATGGCCCTGCGGCATTGGTATTCAGCCGTCAAAATCTGGATTTCTTCGCGCGCACCCAAGAGCAAGTCGCCAACATCGCCAAAGGCGGTTACGTATTGGTTGATTCCGTTGGTGAGCCAGAAGCTATTTTGATCGCCACCGGTTCAGAAGTGGGTGTAACAGTGAAAGCGGCTGAAGCGTTGAAAGCCAAAGGCAAAAACGTTCGCGTTGTGTCTATGCCTTCAACTTCTGTGTTTGATCAGCAAGATGTTGCCTACAAAGAATCCGTATTGCCAATCAGCGTAGGCGCGCGCGTTGCGGTTGAAACTGCACACGCTGACTACTGGTACAAATACGTAGGCTTCGACGGTCGCATCATCGGCATGACCACCTTCGGTGAATCAGCCCCCGGCAACAAACTGCTCGAACACTTCGGCTTCACTGTCGATAATATTGTCGCCACTGTTGAAGAATTGTTGGAAGACTAA
- the metK gene encoding methionine adenosyltransferase: MSEYSVFTSESVSEGHPDKMADQISDAVLDAILKDDPNARVAVETLVKTGMAIVAGEVRTSTYVDLEDLIRQVILDIGYNSSDVGFDGASCAVLNAIGKQSADIAMGVDEGDEKDLGAGDQGLMFGYATNETSVLMPAPIFYAHRLVEKQAQLRKSGELPWLRPDAKSQVTLRYENGKPVAIDAVVLSTQHSPSVQQAEIREAVRELIIKNVLPAEWLHKDTQYHINPTGQFIIGGPVGDCGLTGRKIIVDSYGGMARHGGGAFSGKDPSKVDRSAAYAGRYVAKNIVAAGLADKCEIQVSYAIGVAEPTSISINTFGTGKLSDAEIVKLVREHFDLRPRGLIQMLDLKRPIYRQTAAYGHFGRELPDFTWEKTDKADALKKAL, translated from the coding sequence ATGTCCGAATATTCCGTCTTTACGTCCGAGTCAGTTTCTGAAGGCCATCCCGATAAAATGGCGGACCAGATTTCCGATGCTGTGCTCGATGCTATTTTGAAAGATGACCCCAATGCGCGCGTTGCAGTAGAGACATTGGTAAAAACCGGCATGGCAATTGTCGCCGGTGAAGTGCGCACATCCACTTACGTTGACTTGGAAGATTTGATTCGCCAAGTAATTCTGGATATCGGCTACAACTCCAGCGATGTTGGTTTTGATGGCGCAAGCTGCGCAGTATTAAATGCAATCGGCAAACAATCGGCCGATATCGCCATGGGTGTTGATGAAGGCGATGAAAAAGATTTGGGTGCAGGTGACCAGGGTTTGATGTTTGGTTACGCCACCAATGAAACCTCCGTATTGATGCCAGCACCAATTTTTTACGCGCACCGCTTGGTAGAAAAACAAGCACAATTGCGCAAGAGCGGTGAATTGCCCTGGTTGCGCCCCGACGCAAAAAGTCAGGTGACTTTGCGTTACGAAAACGGTAAGCCGGTGGCAATCGATGCCGTTGTACTTTCCACCCAACACAGCCCGAGTGTGCAGCAAGCAGAAATTCGCGAAGCCGTGCGCGAATTGATTATCAAAAATGTATTGCCTGCTGAATGGCTACACAAAGATACGCAATACCATATCAACCCGACCGGCCAATTTATTATTGGCGGCCCAGTGGGCGATTGCGGTTTGACTGGCCGCAAAATTATTGTGGATTCTTACGGCGGCATGGCACGTCACGGCGGCGGTGCATTCTCTGGTAAAGATCCATCAAAAGTAGATCGCTCTGCCGCTTACGCAGGCCGTTACGTGGCAAAAAATATTGTTGCGGCAGGCTTGGCTGATAAATGTGAAATTCAGGTGAGCTACGCGATTGGTGTTGCTGAACCGACTTCAATTTCTATCAACACCTTTGGCACCGGAAAATTGTCGGATGCTGAAATCGTCAAACTGGTGCGTGAACATTTTGATTTGCGTCCACGCGGTTTGATCCAAATGCTGGATTTAAAACGCCCGATTTATCGCCAGACTGCAGCATATGGTCATTTTGGTAGAGAGCTACCCGATTTCACTTGGGAAAAAACCGATAAGGCAGATGCATTGAAGAAAGCGCTTTAA
- a CDS encoding metalloregulator ArsR/SmtB family transcription factor has translation MNQSLQNNDASLPVLTDMVELETPLSPLANLLKAAGDPLRLEILRVLSQDSFGVLELCRIFSIKQSGMSHHLKVLNNAGLLSSRREANSIFYRRAYLAPDHPLAALQQQLFATVDTLPIAEHLLLPIRELQQERSQAAQQFFSENADKFRAQQDLIASYPVYAEQMTQLLNNTPLRDKKLALEIGPGEGEFLAVIAQQFNHVIALDNAANMLDKARAFASEKNLRNIEFIHGDTQSLLGHKILADCILVNMVLHHTPSPADIFQDLSNALAPGGALLVCDLCRHEQAWARDACGDLWQGFDPQDFSRWAQAAKLDEGQSVYFALRNGFQIQLRQFFKPTNF, from the coding sequence ATGAACCAATCCCTGCAAAACAATGATGCGTCCCTGCCTGTGCTAACCGATATGGTCGAGCTGGAGACGCCACTCAGTCCACTCGCCAACCTGCTTAAAGCCGCAGGCGACCCTTTGCGCCTGGAGATACTGCGGGTGCTGAGCCAGGATTCGTTTGGCGTGTTGGAGCTATGCCGGATTTTTTCGATAAAGCAGTCAGGCATGAGCCATCATCTTAAAGTGCTCAACAATGCAGGGCTGCTCAGTTCGCGGCGCGAGGCCAATTCGATTTTTTATCGCCGCGCTTATTTAGCACCCGATCACCCACTCGCCGCCTTGCAGCAACAATTGTTTGCGACTGTTGATACTTTGCCGATTGCCGAGCACCTGTTGCTGCCCATCCGCGAGTTGCAGCAAGAACGCAGCCAAGCCGCGCAGCAATTTTTTAGCGAAAACGCCGATAAATTTCGCGCGCAGCAAGATTTGATTGCCAGCTATCCGGTGTATGCCGAACAGATGACGCAATTGCTCAACAACACACCGCTGCGCGATAAAAAACTCGCGCTGGAAATCGGCCCCGGTGAAGGTGAATTCTTAGCGGTGATCGCGCAACAGTTTAATCACGTAATTGCACTCGATAATGCCGCCAATATGCTCGACAAAGCGCGTGCATTTGCGAGCGAAAAAAATCTGCGCAATATCGAATTCATCCACGGCGACACACAGAGCTTGCTCGGCCATAAAATATTGGCCGATTGCATCTTGGTAAATATGGTTCTGCACCACACACCATCGCCTGCCGATATTTTTCAGGATTTAAGTAATGCTCTCGCACCCGGCGGCGCGCTGTTGGTTTGCGATTTGTGTCGCCACGAACAAGCCTGGGCGCGTGACGCTTGCGGTGATTTGTGGCAAGGGTTTGATCCACAGGATTTTTCGCGCTGGGCACAAGCGGCAAAATTAGATGAAGGTCAAAGTGTGTATTTTGCACTGCGCAACGGTTTCCAAATTCAATTGCGCCAATTTTTTAAACCAACGAATTTTTAA
- the ahcY gene encoding adenosylhomocysteinase: protein MSFTDYKVADMSLANWGRKEIEIAEGEMPALMALRRKYAASKPLADAKIIGCIHMTIQTAVLIETLVDLGAEVRWSSCNIFSTQDHAAAAIAAAGIPVFAWKGETEEEFWWCIEQTINKDGKPWDANMILDDGGDVTQIVHEKYPHMLDKIHGISEETTTGVHRLVEMMKKGTLKVPAINVNDAVTKSKNDNKYGCRHSLSDAIKRGTDHLLMGKKALVVGYGDVGKGSAASLRQEGMIVKITEIDPICAMQACMDGFEVVSPYNNGINTGKYEDINHIVLGTTDLVVTTTGNVNVCDSAMLRALKNGAVVCNIGHFDSEIDTAFMRKNWEWEEIKPQVHKVYRDKATNNHLIILSEGRLVNLGNATGHPSRIMDGSFANQVLAQMYLYERKFADLPAEQKAEHIYVRVLPKKLDEEVARDMVEGFGGVITKLTSHQAEYIGVEIEGPFKPDSYKY, encoded by the coding sequence ATGAGCTTCACCGACTACAAAGTTGCCGATATGTCCCTCGCTAATTGGGGCCGCAAAGAAATTGAAATCGCCGAAGGTGAAATGCCTGCATTGATGGCGCTGCGCCGCAAATATGCAGCGAGCAAACCATTGGCGGATGCTAAAATTATTGGTTGCATCCACATGACCATTCAAACCGCAGTGTTAATTGAAACATTGGTGGATCTCGGTGCAGAAGTGCGTTGGTCATCGTGCAATATTTTTTCGACGCAAGATCACGCTGCCGCTGCGATCGCTGCTGCCGGTATTCCCGTATTTGCGTGGAAAGGCGAAACCGAAGAAGAATTCTGGTGGTGCATAGAGCAGACCATCAACAAAGATGGCAAACCTTGGGATGCCAATATGATTCTTGATGACGGCGGCGATGTTACCCAAATCGTGCACGAAAAATATCCGCACATGCTCGACAAAATCCACGGCATTTCTGAAGAGACCACCACCGGTGTGCACCGCTTGGTTGAAATGATGAAGAAGGGCACATTGAAAGTGCCAGCCATCAACGTAAACGATGCCGTAACCAAAAGTAAAAACGACAACAAATACGGCTGCCGTCACAGCTTGAGCGATGCCATCAAGCGCGGCACCGACCATTTGCTGATGGGCAAAAAAGCATTGGTCGTGGGTTACGGCGATGTAGGTAAAGGTTCTGCCGCATCATTGCGTCAGGAAGGCATGATCGTAAAAATTACTGAAATTGATCCTATCTGTGCAATGCAAGCCTGCATGGACGGTTTTGAAGTGGTATCGCCATACAACAATGGCATCAACACCGGCAAATACGAAGACATCAATCACATTGTATTGGGCACCACTGATTTGGTTGTCACCACAACCGGCAACGTCAATGTGTGTGATTCCGCCATGCTGCGCGCATTAAAAAATGGCGCAGTGGTATGCAACATCGGTCACTTCGACAGTGAAATCGATACCGCATTTATGCGCAAAAATTGGGAGTGGGAAGAGATCAAACCGCAGGTGCACAAAGTGTATCGCGATAAAGCCACCAACAACCATTTGATTATTTTATCCGAAGGTCGCCTGGTGAATTTAGGCAACGCAACCGGTCACCCATCGCGCATCATGGATGGCTCTTTCGCCAACCAAGTACTCGCACAAATGTATTTGTACGAGCGTAAATTTGCTGACTTACCAGCCGAACAAAAAGCAGAACATATTTATGTGCGTGTGCTGCCGAAGAAACTTGATGAAGAAGTCGCGCGCGATATGGTGGAAGGTTTCGGTGGCGTGATCACCAAACTGACTTCCCACCAAGCCGAATATATTGGTGTGGAAATTGAAGGGCCATTTAAGCCGGATTCTTATAAGTATTAA